In one window of Nocardioides panacisoli DNA:
- a CDS encoding LppX_LprAFG lipoprotein has product MMLQRWTAGTVVGLVSVFGLSGCVGGGGDGGSSESGEDCAAPEAAMETAKGVLDDTSGAEFTLGTDDEVDGTGLVTADLTVVRPDAFRGDFTVQTPLGAGSGEAVGIGDTLWVKAPPLFTNWTTVDPSQFNLPDINGLLAADGLSTLLVGTEELSDGELQRDEGDASRTLCYYDGTVTAEQVGAVIPSAGGQDFTVEYAVDGDGALRKATVTGDVYDTGTELTYVLDVPAYDVEADIQPPV; this is encoded by the coding sequence ATGATGCTCCAGCGCTGGACCGCCGGCACGGTGGTCGGCCTCGTCTCAGTGTTCGGCCTCTCCGGCTGCGTCGGCGGAGGCGGTGACGGCGGCTCCTCGGAGTCCGGTGAGGACTGCGCGGCGCCCGAGGCGGCGATGGAGACCGCCAAGGGCGTCCTGGACGACACCTCGGGGGCGGAGTTCACGCTCGGCACCGACGACGAGGTCGACGGCACCGGCTTGGTCACGGCCGACCTCACGGTGGTGCGCCCCGACGCCTTCCGCGGCGACTTCACCGTGCAGACCCCGCTGGGCGCCGGCTCCGGCGAAGCCGTTGGCATCGGCGACACGCTGTGGGTCAAGGCCCCGCCGCTGTTCACGAACTGGACCACGGTCGACCCGAGCCAGTTCAACCTGCCCGACATCAACGGACTGCTCGCCGCCGACGGCCTGTCCACGCTGCTGGTCGGCACCGAGGAGCTCAGCGACGGCGAACTGCAGCGCGACGAGGGCGACGCGAGCCGCACGCTCTGCTACTACGACGGCACGGTGACCGCCGAGCAGGTCGGCGCCGTCATCCCCTCCGCCGGTGGCCAGGACTTCACCGTCGAGTACGCCGTGGACGGTGACGGTGCGCTGCGCAAGGCGACCGTGACCGGCGACGTCTACGACACCGGCACCGAGCTCACCTACGTGCTCGACGTGCCGGCGTACGACGTCGAGGCAGACATCCAGCCGCCCGTCTAG
- a CDS encoding MFS transporter, with translation MTSPTVAGPDRGSRVLLALCAAAVGFAAIDTYVVVLALPDMMASAQIEVTELQRAAPIVSGFLLGYVAMLPLIGRIADLRGQVPVLVASLVVFAVGSLLTAVSYDLATMVAGRFLQGVGGGGLVPATMALVAALYPVERRGMPLGLVSAVQEFGAVLGPLFGALVLTFTSWHGIFAINLAVGLLLAAAVRTLGRHRGDRPTAVDPPDGRRSRPLPDLLSIAALATTVVAGLVLFVEPIALRRSLRWGELFVPYVETDSRWITPIGAITVGAGLVLLARSLLAARPLINLRSALRAMVEADLRGAVLLAVALGGVVLAFATADPEVAVLHEQATWFLLVSAAAAVVFGIHVWRTPAPIVQPRDLSAVAAWGSLVVSFLIGWALIAALVDIPLFARTTTQRESQLGAALILLRFLAALPIGAVIGGWLLRRLPAGPIAAVGLLAGAVGFWWMAQWDETALESAVSNVPLVVAGLGFGVALAPVNAAMLATTRHHVHGLASALVVVARMVGMLVGISVLTTWGLNRFYEAQRADPSLSPVELAIVQEQTVFYGAAATAALAALAALVLFRGAPTRGVRTADALRM, from the coding sequence GTGACCTCCCCGACCGTCGCCGGCCCCGACCGGGGCTCCCGCGTCCTGCTCGCGCTGTGCGCGGCCGCGGTCGGCTTCGCCGCCATCGACACCTACGTGGTGGTGCTGGCGCTGCCCGACATGATGGCCTCGGCCCAGATCGAGGTGACCGAGCTGCAGCGCGCGGCACCCATCGTCTCGGGCTTCCTGCTGGGCTACGTCGCGATGCTGCCGCTGATCGGCCGCATCGCCGACCTCCGGGGCCAGGTGCCGGTGCTGGTCGCCTCGTTGGTGGTGTTCGCGGTCGGCTCGCTGCTGACGGCGGTCTCCTACGACCTGGCCACGATGGTTGCCGGTCGCTTCCTCCAGGGCGTCGGCGGAGGTGGCCTCGTGCCGGCGACGATGGCGCTGGTCGCGGCGCTCTACCCGGTCGAACGGCGCGGCATGCCGCTGGGGCTGGTCTCGGCGGTGCAGGAGTTCGGCGCGGTCCTCGGACCACTCTTCGGGGCGCTGGTGCTGACCTTCACCAGCTGGCACGGGATCTTTGCGATCAACCTGGCCGTCGGCCTGCTGCTGGCCGCCGCCGTGCGGACGCTCGGCCGTCATCGCGGCGACCGCCCGACAGCGGTGGACCCACCGGACGGCCGCCGCTCGAGGCCCCTGCCCGACCTCCTCTCGATCGCCGCGCTCGCGACCACCGTCGTCGCGGGACTCGTGCTCTTCGTCGAGCCGATCGCGCTACGACGCAGCCTGCGCTGGGGCGAGCTCTTCGTCCCCTACGTCGAGACCGACAGCCGGTGGATCACGCCCATCGGCGCCATCACCGTCGGCGCGGGCCTGGTGCTGCTCGCCCGCAGCCTGCTCGCCGCCCGACCGCTGATCAACCTGCGCTCCGCGCTGCGGGCGATGGTCGAGGCCGACCTGCGGGGCGCCGTACTCCTCGCCGTGGCGCTGGGTGGCGTCGTGCTGGCCTTCGCCACCGCCGATCCCGAGGTGGCCGTGCTGCACGAGCAGGCCACGTGGTTCCTGCTCGTTTCGGCGGCCGCGGCGGTGGTGTTCGGCATCCACGTGTGGCGCACGCCCGCCCCCATCGTGCAGCCGCGCGACCTGTCGGCGGTCGCGGCCTGGGGATCGCTGGTGGTGAGCTTCCTGATCGGCTGGGCCCTCATCGCCGCACTGGTCGACATCCCCCTCTTCGCCCGCACCACCACCCAACGCGAGTCACAGCTCGGCGCGGCCCTGATCCTGCTGCGCTTCCTCGCCGCCCTGCCGATCGGGGCCGTGATCGGCGGCTGGCTGCTGCGCCGACTGCCGGCGGGCCCGATCGCCGCGGTGGGCCTGCTCGCCGGTGCCGTCGGCTTCTGGTGGATGGCGCAGTGGGACGAGACGGCCCTGGAGTCGGCCGTGTCCAACGTGCCGCTGGTCGTCGCCGGGCTCGGCTTCGGCGTCGCGCTGGCCCCGGTCAACGCAGCCATGCTCGCCACCACCCGCCACCACGTCCACGGCCTCGCGAGCGCACTCGTGGTGGTCGCACGCATGGTCGGCATGCTGGTGGGGATCTCGGTGCTCACCACGTGGGGCCTCAACCGCTTCTACGAGGCCCAGCGCGCCGACCCGAGCCTGTCGCCGGTCGAGCTGGCCATCGTGCAGGAGCAGACCGTCTTCTACGGCGCCGCCGCCACGGCCGCGTTGGCCGCTCTCGCCGCGCTGGTGCTCTTCCGCGGGGCCCCGACCCGCGGCGTACGCACCGCGGACGCGCTGCGCATGTGA
- a CDS encoding beta-class carbonic anhydrase yields MSNFDDLLSANQTFAEEFDRSGLPGAAAARVGMVTCMDSRIDPLAMVGLGIGDAKIVRNPGGRVTDAALEAMVLGVHLLGVERIMVVPHTRCAVASNTEAELRQKLADASGQDVSDVPLPVTDDQDAALADDVRRLREHPLVPDSVSVAGFLYDVDTGTLTQKV; encoded by the coding sequence ATGAGCAACTTCGACGACCTGCTGAGCGCGAACCAGACCTTCGCGGAGGAGTTCGACCGCAGCGGCCTGCCCGGCGCGGCCGCCGCCCGGGTCGGCATGGTGACCTGCATGGACTCCCGCATCGACCCGCTGGCGATGGTCGGGCTCGGCATCGGCGACGCGAAGATCGTGCGCAACCCCGGCGGCCGCGTCACCGACGCCGCCCTTGAGGCGATGGTGCTCGGCGTCCACCTGCTCGGCGTCGAGCGGATCATGGTCGTCCCCCACACCCGCTGCGCCGTCGCGAGCAACACCGAGGCCGAGCTGCGGCAGAAGCTCGCCGACGCCTCGGGGCAGGACGTCTCCGACGTGCCGCTGCCCGTCACCGACGACCAGGACGCCGCGCTCGCCGACGACGTACGCCGCCTGCGCGAGCACCCGCTCGTCCCCGACTCGGTGAGCGTGGCCGGGTTCCTCTACGACGTCGACACCGGGACGCTGACCCAGAAGGTCTGA
- a CDS encoding SelT/SelW/SelH family protein → MSGARVEITYCVRCQWLLRAQWYAGELLQTFAEEVGEVALRPGTDERDQGVFRVVVDGTVVWNRKRDGGFPDIGELKRRVRDHVAPERSLGHLDRAAD, encoded by the coding sequence ATGAGCGGCGCCCGCGTGGAGATCACCTACTGCGTGCGGTGCCAGTGGCTGCTGCGGGCGCAGTGGTACGCCGGCGAGCTGCTGCAGACCTTCGCCGAGGAGGTCGGCGAGGTGGCGCTGCGGCCGGGCACCGACGAGCGTGACCAGGGCGTTTTCCGCGTCGTCGTCGACGGCACGGTGGTGTGGAACCGCAAGCGAGACGGTGGGTTCCCCGACATCGGCGAGCTCAAGCGGCGCGTGCGCGACCACGTCGCGCCCGAGCGGTCGCTGGGGCACCTGGACCGCGCCGCGGACTGA
- a CDS encoding DNA gyrase/topoisomerase IV subunit B, translating into MVAPVTWCACDEPRRVAGRFGHARSHHSCTTQEPIIADHTYDAAHLLVLEGLEAVRKRPGMYIGSTDTRGLMHCLWEIIDNGVDEALAGYAHRVEVTLHEDDSVEVHDDGRGIPTDKEPKTGLPGVEVVATKLHAGGKFGGGSYVATGGLHGVGLSVVNALSSRMDIDIDRSPSQKGLSFQRGVPGIFDGEGPTAGFEAKSGLTRTGKRVAKTKSGTRIRFWPDRQIFTRDARFEIDGLVQRARQTAYIVPGLELVVRDLRGPELFEEKIRHDGGIAEMAEALSHGEPVTDVLRIQGESKFTETVPLLDDQGHMTPQEVERDLTVDIALRWDTGYEAENRSFVNVIATPKGGTHVQGFEAALTKTFNEAMRASKALKVNDADVVKDDILEGLTAVVTVRLAEPQFEGQTKEILGTPQVRTGVRKVVSEELKKFLTSTKRAEKAQAKRLMEKVVSASKTRLTLRQQKENQRRKNALESSSLPEKLKDCRSNDMERSELFIVEGDSAMGTAKAARNSEFQALLPIRGKILNVQKASMGDMLKNAECSSIIQVVGAGSGRTFDIDAARYGRIIFMADADSDGAHIRCLLATLFFKYMPEMVAAGRVYTAVPPLHRIELSNPKKGMDKYVYTYSDDELQRKLAELKKRSVRWKEPVQRYKGLGEMDADQLAETTMDPRHRTLRRLTVDDAEAATNVFELLMGSEVAPRKDFIVQGAYEVDMEALDA; encoded by the coding sequence ATGGTGGCCCCGGTCACGTGGTGTGCCTGCGACGAGCCCCGGCGTGTCGCAGGTAGATTCGGACACGCACGTTCGCATCACTCATGCACCACCCAGGAGCCGATCATCGCCGACCACACCTACGACGCCGCCCACCTGCTCGTGCTGGAGGGCCTCGAGGCCGTCCGCAAGCGGCCCGGCATGTACATCGGCTCCACCGACACCCGCGGTCTCATGCACTGCCTGTGGGAGATCATCGACAACGGTGTCGACGAGGCGCTGGCCGGCTACGCCCACCGCGTCGAGGTGACGCTCCACGAGGACGACTCGGTCGAGGTGCACGACGACGGCCGCGGCATCCCCACCGACAAGGAGCCCAAGACCGGGCTGCCGGGCGTGGAGGTCGTGGCGACCAAGCTGCACGCCGGCGGCAAGTTCGGCGGCGGCTCGTACGTCGCCACCGGCGGCCTGCACGGTGTCGGCCTGTCAGTGGTCAACGCACTCTCCTCGCGGATGGACATCGACATCGACCGCTCGCCCTCGCAGAAGGGTCTCTCGTTCCAGCGCGGCGTGCCGGGCATCTTCGACGGCGAGGGCCCCACGGCCGGCTTCGAGGCCAAGTCGGGGCTCACCCGCACCGGCAAGCGGGTCGCGAAGACCAAGTCCGGCACCCGGATCCGGTTCTGGCCGGACCGGCAGATCTTCACCCGCGACGCGAGGTTCGAGATCGACGGGCTGGTGCAGCGCGCCCGCCAGACGGCGTACATCGTCCCGGGACTGGAGCTGGTCGTGCGCGACCTGCGCGGCCCGGAGCTCTTCGAGGAGAAGATCCGCCACGACGGCGGCATCGCCGAGATGGCCGAGGCGCTGAGCCACGGCGAGCCGGTCACCGACGTGCTGCGGATCCAGGGCGAGAGCAAGTTCACCGAGACCGTGCCGCTGCTCGACGACCAGGGCCACATGACGCCCCAGGAGGTCGAGCGCGACCTGACCGTCGACATCGCGCTGCGCTGGGACACCGGCTACGAGGCCGAGAACCGGTCCTTCGTCAACGTGATCGCCACGCCCAAGGGCGGCACGCACGTGCAGGGGTTCGAGGCAGCACTGACCAAGACCTTCAACGAGGCGATGCGTGCGAGCAAGGCGCTCAAGGTCAACGACGCCGACGTGGTCAAGGACGACATCCTCGAGGGCCTGACGGCCGTGGTGACGGTGCGGCTGGCCGAGCCGCAGTTCGAGGGGCAGACCAAGGAGATCCTCGGCACGCCCCAGGTGCGCACCGGCGTACGCAAGGTCGTGTCGGAGGAGCTGAAGAAGTTCCTCACCTCCACCAAGCGTGCGGAGAAGGCGCAGGCCAAGCGGCTGATGGAGAAGGTCGTCTCGGCCTCCAAGACGCGGCTCACGCTGCGCCAGCAGAAGGAGAACCAGCGCCGCAAGAACGCGCTGGAGTCCTCCTCGCTGCCGGAGAAGCTCAAGGACTGCCGCAGCAACGACATGGAGAGGTCCGAGCTGTTCATCGTCGAGGGCGACTCGGCGATGGGCACGGCCAAGGCGGCCCGCAACTCGGAGTTCCAGGCGCTGCTGCCCATCCGCGGCAAGATCCTGAACGTGCAGAAGGCCTCGATGGGCGACATGCTCAAGAACGCCGAGTGCTCCTCGATCATCCAGGTCGTGGGCGCGGGCTCGGGGCGCACCTTCGACATCGACGCCGCCCGCTACGGCCGGATCATCTTCATGGCCGACGCCGACTCCGACGGCGCGCACATCCGGTGCCTGCTGGCGACGCTGTTCTTCAAGTACATGCCCGAGATGGTCGCCGCCGGTCGCGTCTACACCGCCGTGCCGCCGCTGCACCGCATCGAGCTGTCCAACCCGAAGAAGGGAATGGACAAGTACGTCTACACCTATTCCGACGACGAGCTGCAGCGCAAGCTCGCCGAGCTGAAGAAACGATCCGTGCGCTGGAAGGAGCCGGTCCAGCGCTACAAGGGCCTGGGCGAGATGGATGCCGACCAGCTGGCCGAGACCACCATGGACCCGCGCCACCGCACGCTGCGGCGCCTCACCGTCGACGACGCCGAGGCCGCCACGAACGTCTTCGAGCTGCTGATGGGCTCCGAGGTCGCCCCGCGCAAGGACTTCATCGTCCAAGGTGCCTACGAGGTCGACATGGAGGCGCTCGACGCATGA
- a CDS encoding DUF7455 domain-containing protein, translating to MTAEHRCDRCGAQAYIRVELSTGGELLFCAHHGREHDAKIREVAVHVQDETDKLDETPAIAPEGEHGA from the coding sequence ATGACCGCTGAGCACCGCTGCGACCGGTGCGGCGCCCAGGCCTACATCCGCGTGGAGCTCTCCACCGGTGGCGAGCTGTTGTTCTGCGCCCACCACGGCCGCGAGCACGACGCCAAGATCCGCGAGGTAGCGGTGCACGTCCAGGACGAGACCGACAAGCTCGACGAGACCCCGGCGATCGCGCCGGAGGGCGAGCACGGCGCCTGA
- a CDS encoding DMT family transporter translates to MSLLGVGFALLAGMAYGVSDFVGGVASRRTSPWPVTLLSAVGGLVGAVGLGLWRPGDPTAVDLGWGLAAGLGGGLGVAYLYRGMAAGRLGVVGPVSAVGAALLPVAVGFALGERPPLLAWCGIVLALPGVWLVAQEPGETKLAEGLRDGLLSGAGFGILFIGLGQVPESAGFWPIATSQTGTLVAAVGLGLAYAAPLRPTHRVHAWGLVAGALGTVAMLGYTLAVQTGLLTLAAVMVAALYPAFTVLLARLVLREHVWRAQWVGLGISAVAVTLVTVA, encoded by the coding sequence GTGTCACTGCTGGGCGTGGGCTTCGCGCTGCTGGCGGGCATGGCCTACGGCGTCTCCGACTTCGTCGGCGGCGTCGCGTCGCGGCGTACGTCGCCCTGGCCGGTGACGCTCCTCTCCGCCGTCGGCGGCCTGGTCGGCGCCGTCGGGCTCGGCCTGTGGCGCCCCGGTGACCCGACCGCGGTCGACCTCGGCTGGGGCCTCGCAGCGGGCCTCGGCGGCGGACTCGGGGTGGCCTACCTCTACCGCGGCATGGCCGCCGGGCGGCTCGGCGTGGTCGGTCCGGTGTCGGCGGTCGGCGCCGCACTGCTGCCGGTGGCGGTCGGGTTCGCTCTCGGCGAACGGCCCCCGCTGCTCGCCTGGTGCGGCATCGTGCTGGCCCTGCCCGGCGTCTGGTTGGTGGCCCAGGAGCCCGGCGAGACCAAGCTGGCCGAAGGCCTGCGTGACGGCCTGCTGTCCGGTGCCGGCTTCGGCATCCTCTTCATCGGCTTGGGGCAGGTACCCGAGTCGGCCGGCTTCTGGCCGATCGCGACCTCCCAGACCGGCACCTTGGTGGCGGCCGTCGGCCTCGGGCTGGCGTACGCCGCCCCGCTGCGCCCGACGCACCGCGTGCACGCCTGGGGACTGGTCGCCGGGGCGCTGGGCACGGTCGCGATGCTGGGCTACACGCTCGCGGTGCAGACCGGCCTGCTGACCCTGGCCGCGGTCATGGTCGCGGCCCTCTACCCCGCCTTCACGGTGCTGCTGGCCCGCCTGGTGCTGCGCGAGCACGTCTGGCGCGCCCAGTGGGTCGGCCTCGGCATCTCCGCCGTCGCCGTCACCCTCGTCACCGTCGCCTGA
- a CDS encoding DUF6907 domain-containing protein: protein MSAAPYVVATTTPPEIVCPEWCTVSKDEHIADLRNQEGFVIHASDTAEVVCVMAVMTPDGMPDPDGEATVEYDGRGLAIAQARELAAALLKAADTLERTTTLRGP, encoded by the coding sequence ATGAGCGCCGCGCCCTACGTCGTTGCCACCACGACTCCCCCGGAGATCGTCTGTCCGGAGTGGTGCACGGTCTCCAAGGATGAGCACATCGCCGACCTGCGGAACCAGGAGGGCTTCGTCATCCACGCCAGCGACACGGCCGAGGTCGTGTGCGTCATGGCGGTGATGACGCCGGACGGCATGCCCGATCCGGACGGGGAGGCCACCGTTGAGTACGACGGTCGCGGCCTGGCGATCGCTCAGGCGCGGGAACTGGCTGCGGCGCTGCTCAAGGCAGCGGACACACTGGAGAGGACGACGACCCTACGCGGTCCGTGA
- a CDS encoding type II toxin-antitoxin system death-on-curing family toxin, which yields MINELPVDQAILIYESEVRAGHLRDHGLLAGAVGAPYQHVFGTELFPTVVLKASKLIEGISRVQAYTNGNKRLAWHCGMALLEMNGLLMLEVDQDDAAQFVLNLRGDDSGLREGAIWLNSRVVSLE from the coding sequence GTGATCAACGAGTTGCCTGTAGATCAGGCCATTCTGATCTACGAGTCGGAAGTAAGGGCCGGTCACCTGCGTGACCACGGCCTTCTGGCGGGCGCGGTTGGTGCTCCGTACCAGCATGTCTTCGGTACAGAGTTGTTCCCGACGGTCGTGCTCAAGGCATCGAAGTTGATAGAGGGCATCTCCAGGGTGCAGGCGTACACCAACGGGAACAAGCGTCTCGCGTGGCACTGCGGCATGGCGCTCTTGGAGATGAACGGCCTACTGATGCTGGAGGTCGACCAAGATGACGCAGCCCAGTTCGTCCTGAACCTTCGCGGGGACGATTCGGGCCTCCGCGAAGGAGCGATCTGGCTCAACTCTCGAGTTGTATCGCTGGAGTGA
- a CDS encoding Panacea domain-containing protein has translation MATAVDVMRYIKSQMNVNGEVQLQKLVYYAQAWSLAWDGRPLFHDRIEAWRMGPVAPNLRYRIDEGDSKALRAEDRATVDAVIRHYGSHHGQALATMTHSERPWAEAWEKRPDGANRCDEVISHDAIRQFYTEKALSGADVPERAPVRPGRVDDDTIREIAAANSQRWKKTLAILAE, from the coding sequence ATGGCTACGGCAGTAGACGTCATGCGCTACATAAAGTCGCAAATGAACGTGAATGGCGAGGTGCAGCTGCAGAAATTGGTCTACTACGCGCAGGCTTGGAGCTTGGCGTGGGATGGGCGCCCCCTGTTCCACGACCGCATTGAGGCGTGGCGGATGGGCCCAGTGGCTCCGAACCTTCGGTATCGAATCGACGAAGGAGACTCGAAGGCCCTTCGGGCTGAGGACCGTGCCACCGTGGATGCCGTCATTCGGCACTATGGAAGCCACCATGGCCAAGCCCTTGCCACGATGACTCACTCTGAGCGCCCTTGGGCAGAAGCGTGGGAGAAGCGTCCTGACGGCGCGAACCGCTGCGACGAAGTGATCTCGCACGATGCCATCCGGCAGTTCTATACGGAGAAGGCGCTGAGCGGTGCGGACGTGCCCGAGCGCGCCCCGGTCAGGCCGGGACGGGTCGATGACGACACGATCCGTGAGATCGCGGCTGCCAACTCGCAGCGCTGGAAGAAGACACTAGCGATTCTCGCGGAGTGA